The genomic window GACCTGCCGGGCGCGCTCATCCAGATCAACCGGGCGCTCAAGCCCGACGGGCTGTTCATGGCCGCCTTCCCCGGCGGCGACACCCTCTATGAGCTGCGCCGCGCGCTCATCGACGCCGAGGAGGAACTGACCGGCCGCGTCGCGCCGCGCGTTGCGCCGATGATCGAGGTGCGCGACGCCGGCAGCCTGCTTCAGCGGGCGAGCTTCGCCATGCCCGTGGCGGACAGCGACCATTTCACCATCACCTACGGCGACCCGCTGAAGCTCTTCGCCGAACTCCGCGCCATGGGCGAGACCAACGCGCAGGCCAGCCGCCCGCGCTCCTTCCTCCGCCGCGACGTGCTGATGCACGCCGCCGCGCTCTATGCCGAGCGCTTTGGGCTGGACGGCGGGCGTATTCCAGCAACCGTCGAGCTGATCTCGCTGCAAGGCTGGGCCCCCGGCCCCGGCCAGCCCAAGCCCCTGCGCCCTGGCTCCGCCAAGGTCCGCCTCGCCGATGCGCTGGGCGTG from Pedomonas mirosovicensis includes these protein-coding regions:
- a CDS encoding methyltransferase domain-containing protein yields the protein MTKDAPSAPTDIEMFDRRQVRRQRQRAADSGTFVDFLKNMMVEDLVDRLALINRQFTRILDLGSHDGRLGQALAARYPDASIIYADPAEGWLRGRPHAVACDADFLPFKDEAFDLVVSAGLLHWTNDLPGALIQINRALKPDGLFMAAFPGGDTLYELRRALIDAEEELTGRVAPRVAPMIEVRDAGSLLQRASFAMPVADSDHFTITYGDPLKLFAELRAMGETNAQASRPRSFLRRDVLMHAAALYAERFGLDGGRIPATVELISLQGWAPGPGQPKPLRPGSAKVRLADALGVTEQPTGDRAGS